A stretch of the Alnus glutinosa chromosome 6, dhAlnGlut1.1, whole genome shotgun sequence genome encodes the following:
- the LOC133871104 gene encoding protein arginine N-methyltransferase 2, protein MDQGEELCEAARSGDSDKLRALIETGADVSYFDGQGLTPLMHAAKHGHAHAVKTLLEAGAPWNALSPSNLSAGDFAMEAGHQDAFDILLSAGIQAELVLGTIARRANKNSDLDGVYLEDRVTFSEDKLMDSDSKAVMMAWEKPLMEAHAKAVCSGGGHVLNIGFGMGLVDTAIQQYAPAMHTIVEAHPEVYERMLRTGWGEKDNVKIIFGRWQDVLSQLESYDGIFFDTYGEYYEDLREFHQHLPVLLKPGGIYSFFNGLCGGNAFFHVVYCQLVSLELENLGYSTQLIPLPVKDCLGEEVWEGVKHKYWQLDTYYLPVCQSMQDSE, encoded by the exons ATGGACCAAGGTGAGGAGCTATGCGAGGCCGCGAGGAGTGGCGACTCGGACAAGCTGAGAGCTCTGATAGAGACCGGTGCCGACGTTTCCTATTTCGACGGGCAAGGCCTCACTCCGCTAATGCACGCGGCCAAGCACGGCCACGCCCACGCGGTCAAGACCCTTCTCGAAGCTGGCGCGCCATGGAACGCCCTCTCACCGTCCAACCTCTCCGCTGGAGATTTCGCTATGGAAGCTGGCCACCAGGACGCTTTTGATATCCTCCTCAGTGCCG GGATTCAAGCTGAACTGGTATTAGGAACAATTGCAAGGAGAGCAAATAAAAATAGCGATCTTGATGGAGTTTACTTGGAAGACAGAGTTACTTTCAGTGAGGATAAGCTGATGGACTCTGATAGCAAGGCTGTCATGATGGCTTGGGAGAAACCATTGATGGAGGCTCATGCCAAAGCTGTTTGCTCTGGAGGTGGTCACGTTCTGAACATTGGATTTGGAATGGGTCTTGTGGATACTGCCATTCAGCAATATGCACCTGCTATGCACACTATTGTTGAGGCTCACCCGGAAGTTTATGAACGTATGCTTCGTACTGGTTGGGGTGAGAAGGATAATGTGAAGATAATATTTGGCCGTTGGCAAGATGTCCTCTCTCAACTTGAATCTTATGATG GTATTTTCTTTGACACGTATGGAGAGTATTATGAAGACCTGAGAGAGTTCCACCAACATCTTCCTGTGTTATTGAAGCCTGGGGGAATCTACTCATTCTTCAATGGCCTTTGTGGAGGTAATGCATTCTTCCATGTTGTCTACTGTCAGTTAGTTTCTCTGGAACTCGAGAATTTGGGCTACTCCACACAGTTAATACCATTGCCTGTTAAGGATTGCCTAGGAGAAGAAGTTTGGGAAGGTGTGAAACACAAATATTGGCAGCTTGATACATATTACCTTCCTGTTTGTCAGTCAATGCAGGATTCTGAATGA
- the LOC133870737 gene encoding subtilisin-like protease SBT1.7: protein MKIMAFRLLKMFLFLMFSYTHAVADEQKQQSKQTYIIRMDRSNMPSSFNDHFEWYAASLNSVSDSADMLYTYNNIIHGFSTRLTAEEAQSLQKQPGILGVLPEVIYELHTTRTPEFLGLDKTEALFPTKNEASEVIVGVLDTGVWPEIKSYDDTGLGPVPSGWKGECEVGKNFNSSSCNRKLIGARSFSKGYEAAFGPIEEKAESKSPRDDDGHGTHTSTTAAGSAVQGANLFGFASGTARGMATHARVATYKVCWLGGCFSSDIAAAIEKAIEDGVHVISMSIGGGTPDYYRDIVAIGAFKATAQGILVSCSAGNGGPGPSSLTNVAPWITTVGAGTLDRDFPVDVSLGNGKNYTGVSLYNGKPLIDPLLPLVYADSVSNVTYGRLCLTDSLIPEKAAGKIVVCDRGSNARVEKGIAVRKAGGVGMILANTDSYGEELVADSHLLPTAAVGQKTGDAIKNYIHSDPNPTAIIGPGYTKLDVKPSPVVAAFSSRGPNLLTPGILKPDLIAPGVNILAGWTGAVGPTGQDSDTRHVSFNIVSGTSMSCPHVSGLAAFLKAAHPEWSPAAIKSALMTTAYPKYKSGETIQDIATGKPSTPFDYGAGHADPVAALDPGLVYDTTVDDYLGFLCASNYTSAQIKLATNMQFTCDSSKKYTIGDFNYPSFAVPLETASDKGGGVGETSTVKYTRTLTNVGTPGTYTVSVSSPDVKILVEPKSLTFSELYEKKSFTVTFTASSMPSGSTSFARLVWSSENHQVGSPIAFTWT from the coding sequence ATGAAGATTATGGCTTTCAGGCTTCTGAAgatgtttttgtttctaatgTTCTCTTACACACACGCGGTAGCAGATGAGCAAAAGCAGCAATCAAAACAGACTTACATAATTCGCATGGACAGGAGCAACATGCCGTCAAGTTTCAACGACCACTTTGAGTGGTACGCCGCATCTTTAAACTCGGTATCCGACTCAGCGGACATGCTTTACACCTACAACAACATAATCCATGGCTTCTCCACAAGGCTGACGGCCGAGGAAGCTCAGTCACTTCAAAAGCAACCAGGAATTCTCGGTGTCCTGCCTGAAGTGATATACGAGCTTCATACAACTCGGACGCCGGAGTTCCTTGGACTAGATAAAACTGAGGCTCTCTTCCCCACGAAAAACGAAGCCAGCGAGGTGATTGTTGGCGTATTGGACACCGGTGTATGGCCGGAAATCAAGAGCTACGACGACACGGGTTTGGGGCCGGTACCGAGTGGCTGGAAAGGTGAATGTGAGGTGGGTAAGAACTTCAATTCATCAAGCTGTAACCGCAAACTTATAGGCGCAAGGTCTTTCTCAAAAGGGTATGAAGCAGCGTTTGGACCGATTGAGGAAAAGGCGGAATCAAAATCACCAAGGGATGATGACGGCCATGGAACTCACACCTCAACAACAGCAGCAGGGTCAGCCGTGCAAGGAGCTAACCTCTTTGGTTTTGCTTCTGGGACAGCTCGTGGTATGGCAACACACGCCCGAGTAGCCACATACAAGGTGTGCTGGCTCGGTGGATGTTTCAGCTCAGATATTGCAGCAGCAATCGAGAAGGCCATTGAAGATGGGGTCCATGTCATATCCATGTCTATTGGGGGAGGGACACCCGACTACTACAGAGACATTGTCGCCATTGGAGCTTTCAAAGCAACGGCACAGGGAATCCTTGTATCATGCTCTGCTGGGAATGGTGGACCAGGCCCAAGTTCTTTAACCAACGTTGCGCCTTGGATAACCACTGTGGGTGCTGGAACTTTGGACCGTGATTTTCCCGTTGATGTTTCCCTCGGAAACGGGAAGAATTACACTGGTGTATCACTCTATAACGGGAAACCGTTAATTGATCCTCTTTTACCACTTGTTTATGCCGATAGTGTAAGTAACGTGACATATGGTCGTCTGTGCTTGACTGACAGTCTGATTCCAGAAAAAGCTGCCGGGAAAATTGTGGTATGTGATCGAGGATCAAATGCTAGGGTGGAAAAGGGTATAGCGGTTAGAAAAGCTGGTGGCGTGGGGATGATATTAGCTAACACAGATTCTTATGGGGAGGAGTTAGTTGCCGATTCACATCTCTTGCCTACAGCAGCTGTAGGACAGAAAACCGGCGATGCCATAAAGAACTATATCCACTCGGATCCTAATCCCACTGCTATAATTGGTCCCGGATACACGAAATTAGATGTTAAACCCTCACCGGTAGTTGCAGCATTCAGTTCTAGAGGTCCAAATTTGCTCACTCCGGGAATACTCAAGCCGGACCTAATAGCGCCAGGAGTCAATATCCTGGCTGGGTGGACAGGTGCAGTCGGACCAACAGGGCAAGACAGTGATACCAGGCATGTAAGCTTCAATATTGTTTCCGGTACATCAATGTCATGCCCGCATGTAAGCGGGTTAGCCGCATTCCTCAAGGCTGCTCACCCAGAATGGAGCCCTGCAGCCATCAAGTCTGCCCTCATGACCACAGCTTACCCTAAATACAAAAGTGGGGAAACCATACAGGATATCGCTACCGGAAAACCATCAACACCGTTTGACTACGGCGCTGGACATGCGGATCCAGTTGCTGCTCTTGATCCTGGCCTCGTTTACGATACCACGGTTGATGACTACCTAGGCTTCCTATGCGCCTCAAATTATACCTCTGCTCAAATCAAGCTTGCCACAAACATGCAGTTCACCTGTGATTCAAGCAAGAAATACACCATAGGAGATTTTAATTACCCATCTTTCGCTGTTCCTCTAGAAACAGCTTCAGACAAAGGAGGTGGAGTTGGAGAAACAAGCACTGTAAAATACACCAGGACTCTGACTAATGTGGGCACTCCGGGAACATATACCGTTTCTGTGTCATCACCCGATGTGAAAATCTTGGTTGAACCAAAATCACTCACTTTCAGTGAACTGTACGAGAAGAAAAGCTTCACCGTGACATTCACTGCCAGTTCTATGCCGTCTGGTTCAACCAGCTTCGCTCGTTTGGTCTGGTCCAGCGAGAATCACCAGGTTGGGAGTCCAATTGCTTTCACCTGGACATGA
- the LOC133871640 gene encoding glycine-rich cell wall structural protein 1.0-like has product MGRNNVVSWSSSFLVLGLFSYLLVEATREGMFLDSERHGLSNGLHSRSREQGGYDQGVTAGGYDGGYGGGSGSGPGYGGGFGNGGGVGNGGGGGGGGGGGFGSGGGNGGGFGGGWGNGGFGSGGGGGFGSGPGEGIGSGSGWGGGGGFGSGPGSGYGNGGAGFGGGHGGGHGGGYGGGVKPPGRN; this is encoded by the exons ATGGGAAGAAATAATGTGGTTTCATGGAGTTCCAGCTTCTTGGTTCTGGGACTCTTTAGCTACTTGCTGGTTGAAGCTACCAGAGAAGGGATGTTCTTGGACAGCGAGAGACATGGATTGAGCAATGGGCTACATAGTAGGTCTAGAGAACAGGGTGGCTATGATCAAGGGGTTACAGCTGGTGGTTATGACGGAGGATATGGAGGTGGGAGTGGATCTGGGCCGGGTTATGGTGGAGGTTTTGGGAATGGGGGTGGAGTAGGcaatggtggtggtggtggtggtggtggtg GTGGAGGGTTTGGTTCAGGTGGTGGTAATGGCGGCGGGTTTGGTGGTGGATGGGGCAATGGTGGCTTCGGTTCAGGTGGGGGTGGTGGCTTCGGGTCAGGGCCTGGGGAAGGTATTGGCTCGGGTTCAGGGTGGGGTGGAGGAGGTGGATTTGGCTCAGGCCCTGGCTCGGGGTATGGTAACGGGGGTGCAGGTTTTGGTGGAGGTCATGGTGGAGGTCATGGTGGTGGCTATGGTGGGGGCGTTAAACCGCCGGGAAGAAACTAA
- the LOC133870738 gene encoding acyl-CoA-binding domain-containing protein 3-like, producing MELVQEFFVTASLALFLSFLVAKLVSMALATDAGRPNAAEGMIVMEDLQFGERLTVQGLESETKVHELVREEAPGKVSEFEGEPILQAGEMIGLPEKSPGENIEDSGALKESSENRVGVESAAEDEVVALEDRASVKESLENILGVESAADNEAVRQSEEIIGAVVSEGKERNEEKEVSLDSDEDDWEGIERSELEKDFAAAAKFVLEPSGDTEGRLATAGVGSDVQMDLYGLHKIATEGPCREPQPMALMLSARAKWNAWQRLGQMSPEVAMDQYIKLLSERVPGWMEDKLAGDVKPESLETGISSTDAPDLTTFSHHQPNYIEERKADKKTGAEEGDQTGGPNFEDRAKE from the exons ATGGAGCTTGTGCAGGAGTTCTTTGTCACGGCCTCTCTTgctcttttcctctctttcctCGTTGCTAAGCTCGTTTCCATGGCTTTGGCCACCGACGCTGGCCGTCCGAATGCTGCTGAAGGGATGATTGTTATGGAGGACCTACAATTCGGAGAAAGATTGACGGTTCAGGGTCTCGAAAGCGAGACGAAGGTCCATGAACTCGTCCGAGAAGAGGCTCCGGGAAAGGTCAGCGAATTTGAAGGAGAACCCATTCTTCAGGCCGGGGAGATGATTGGGTTGCCCGAGAAGTCACCGGGGGAAAACATAGAGGATTCTGGAGCCTTAAAAGAGAGCTCAGAGAACAGAGTGGGCGTAGAATCGGCGGCAGAGGACGAAGTTGTTGCGCTAGAGGATCGTGCATCCGTAAAAGAGAGCTTGGAGAATATATTGGGCGTGGAATCGGCGGCAGATAACGAAGCTGTTAGGCAATCTGAGGAGATTATTGGGGCTGTCGTGAGtgaaggaaaggaaagaaatgaagaaaaggaGGTCAGTCTGGATAGCGACGAGGATGATTGGGAGGGGATCGAGAGGAGTGAATTGGAGAAGGATTTCGCGGCGGCTGCCAAGTTTGTTCTTGAGCCATCGGGGGATACGGAGGGTCGCTTGGCAACGGCTGGCGTTGGGAGTGATGTGCAGATGGACTTGTATGGGCTTCACAAGATCGCCACCGAAGGGCCTTGCCGCGAGCCTCAGCCTATGGCTCTCATGCTCTCCGCCCGTGCTAAATG GAATGCTTGGCAAAGGCTGGGGCAAATGAGTCCGGAGGTGGCAATGGATCAGTATATCAAGCTTCTCTCAGAAAGAGTTCCTGGATGGATGGAAGACAAACTTGCT GGAGACGTGAAACCTGAATCCCTAGAAACCGGAATATCCAGTACCGATGCTCCAGACTTAACCACATTTTCCCATCATCAACCTAATTATATTGAAGAAAG GAAAGCAGATAAGAAGACTGGAGCCGAGGAAGGCGATCAGACTGGGGGCCCAAACTTTGAGGACAGG GCCAAGGAATGA